The Helianthus annuus cultivar XRQ/B chromosome 16, HanXRQr2.0-SUNRISE, whole genome shotgun sequence genome includes a window with the following:
- the LOC110918653 gene encoding transcription factor bHLH130, with translation MYDANGSSDAISRDMNSLLYSSTFKHPADGEFAKIKQLISLDPYPNFNQNQNQPQNHENQAQNHQDELRNENRSSLLRYRSTPSSFFSNLLTDNGNDEFSDPVTAVTDVTDSSKYEPEERFFMRNQHQHQQHQQQQQKESESDVREFLQYTPDLKQERKETAVQKQDLAPPSTAAMNGVRRVPNLPPLNGAGGYGYANQSNLVRQNSTPAGFLSALTVDNGFAGMKKGASSSTSNNHISFSLGPSSSSSRFLPQIAENENELQESPFGSMKRSRDGGLKMPQNGETGNNAPSLVHHMSLPKTSSEMANVENFFHFQQESTVPWKTRAKRGFATHPRSIAERERRTRISERIKRLQELFPDIDKQTNTADMLDMAVEYIKNLQNELQSLNDARARCRCSREQLQSGSNT, from the exons ATGTATGATGCTAACGGCTCCTCCGATGCGATTTCTCGAGATATGAACTCGTTGTTGTATTCTTCTACGTTCAAGCATCCTGCAGATGGTGAGTTTGCGAAGATTAAACAGCTGATTTCGTTAGATCCTTATCCGAACTTCAATCAGAATCAAAATCAGCCTCAAAATCATGAAAATCAAGCTCAGAATCATCAGGATGAGCTTCGTAACGAGAATCGAAGCTCCTTGTTGCGTTATCGGTCTACTCCGAGCTCGTTCTTCTCGAATCTTCTTACTGATAACGGAAACGATGAGTTTTCAGATCCAGTAACCGCTGTAACTGATGTAACCGACTCCTCGAAATACGAGCCGGAGGAGCGGTTTTTCATGAGAAATCAACATCAACACCAGCAgcatcaacagcagcagcaaaaGGAATCTGAATCTGATGTGAGAGAGTTTCTACAGTATACACCGGATTTGAAGCAGGAGCGGAAGGAAACGGCGGTTCAGAAGCAGGATCTAGCGCCGCCGTCGACGGCGGCGATGAACGGTGTACGGCGAGTGCCGAATTTGCCGCCGTTGAACGGTGCCGGTGGTTATGGTTATGCGAATCAAAGTAATCTCGTTAGGCAGAATAGCACTCCGGCTGGATTTCTATCGGCGTTGACTGTTGACAATG GTTTTGCCGGCATGAAAAAAGGCGCTTCATCGAGTACCTCGAATAACCATATCAGTTTCTCGTTAGGGCCGTCTTCTTCTTCATCGAGATTCTTGCCCCAAATAGCTGAAAACGAGAATGAATTGCAAGAGTCGCCATTCGGTAGCATGAAAAGAAGCAGAGATGGTGGTTTGAAGATGCCACAG AATGGAGAGACTGGAAACAATGCTCCTAGTTTGGTTCATCATATGAGCTTGCCAAAAACGTCTTCTGAGATGGCTAATGTTGAAAATTTCTTTCACTTTCAACAAGAATCCACGGTTCCATGGAAAACACGTGCAAAAAGAGGATTCGCCACACACCCACGAAGCATTGCAGAGAGG GAGAGAAGAACTCGAATCAGTGAAAGAATCAAAAGGCTGCAAGAGCTTTTCCCTGATATCGACAAG CAAACTAATACAGCAGATATGTTAGATATGGCTGTTGAGTACATCAAAAACCTTCAAAATGAACTGCAG AGTTTGAACGATGCTCGAGCAAGGTGCAGGTGTTCAAGAGAGCAATTACAATCAGGTTCAAATACATGA